A window of Proteus columbae contains these coding sequences:
- the radA gene encoding DNA repair protein RadA codes for MAKAAKRAFVCNECGADYPRWQGQCSACHAWNTITEVRLAAAPSSRNERFSGFAGDAKGVSRVQKLSEISLEALPRFSTGFKEFDRVLGGGVVPGSAILIGGSPGAGKSTLLLQTMCRLATEMKTLYVTGEESLQQVAMRAHRLGLPTAELNMLSETSIEQICLIASQEQPKLMVIDSIQVMHMADIQSSPGSVAQVRETAAYLTRFAKTNDVAIIMVGHVTKDGTLAGPKVLEHCIDCSVMLDGETDSRFRTLRSHKNRFGAVNELGVFAMTEQGLREVSNPSAIFLSRGDEITSGSSVMVVWEGTRPLLVEIQALVDHSMLSNPRRVAVGLEQNRLAILLAVLHRHGGLQMSDQDVFVNVVGGVKVTETSADLALLLSLVSSFRNRPLPRDLVIFGEVGLAGEIRPVPSGQERIAEAAKHGFKRAIVPSANMPKKNPPDMKVYGVKKLSDALSVLDDLEDF; via the coding sequence GTGGCAAAAGCAGCAAAAAGAGCCTTTGTATGTAATGAATGTGGTGCAGATTATCCTCGTTGGCAAGGGCAATGCTCTGCTTGTCATGCGTGGAATACAATTACAGAAGTGCGCCTTGCTGCCGCCCCTTCTTCCCGTAATGAGCGCTTTAGTGGATTTGCGGGTGATGCAAAAGGCGTTAGCCGAGTTCAAAAGCTCTCTGAAATTAGCCTTGAAGCCTTACCGCGTTTCTCAACGGGCTTTAAAGAGTTTGATCGCGTATTAGGTGGTGGTGTAGTCCCTGGAAGTGCCATTTTAATCGGGGGAAGCCCGGGCGCGGGTAAGAGTACCTTATTGCTACAAACCATGTGTCGTTTAGCAACGGAAATGAAAACGCTATATGTTACAGGTGAAGAGTCACTCCAACAGGTAGCTATGCGTGCACATCGATTAGGTTTACCGACAGCAGAGCTAAATATGTTGTCAGAAACTAGCATTGAGCAAATTTGTTTAATTGCCTCACAAGAACAACCTAAATTAATGGTGATTGACTCTATTCAAGTGATGCATATGGCAGATATTCAATCTTCACCGGGTAGTGTTGCTCAAGTGCGAGAAACCGCTGCTTATCTAACTCGTTTTGCTAAAACCAATGATGTTGCCATTATCATGGTGGGTCATGTGACAAAAGATGGCACATTGGCAGGGCCTAAAGTATTAGAACACTGTATTGACTGTTCTGTGATGCTAGATGGTGAAACGGATTCTCGTTTTCGTACCTTACGCAGTCATAAAAACCGTTTCGGCGCCGTTAATGAGTTAGGCGTTTTTGCGATGACAGAGCAAGGATTACGAGAAGTGAGCAATCCATCTGCTATCTTTTTAAGTCGAGGTGATGAAATCACATCAGGTAGCTCTGTCATGGTCGTGTGGGAAGGTACAAGACCTTTGCTGGTGGAGATACAAGCCTTAGTTGACCACTCTATGTTGTCCAATCCTCGCCGTGTTGCAGTGGGATTAGAGCAAAATAGATTAGCTATTTTGCTTGCTGTATTACATCGTCATGGTGGATTGCAGATGTCTGATCAAGATGTCTTTGTCAATGTGGTTGGTGGGGTAAAAGTCACAGAAACCAGTGCAGATTTAGCCTTGTTATTATCATTAGTATCCAGTTTTCGTAATCGTCCTTTACCTCGTGATTTAGTGATATTTGGCGAAGTCGGACTTGCAGGTGAAATTCGACCAGTCCCTAGCGGGCAAGAGCGTATTGCAGAAGCAGCAAAACATGGATTTAAACGAGCGATTGTACCTAGTGCGAATATGCCGAAAAAAAATCCCCCTGATATGAAAGTGTATGGTGTGAAAAAGCTGTCAGATGCGTTATCTGTCCTCGATGATTTAGAAGACTTCTAA
- the serB gene encoding phosphoserine phosphatase has translation MSNSLTYCYLPDEIRKWPGLPLSLSGEEVMPLDYRAGDSGWLLYGRELDKKRISEFQHKLGVAIVVVSSWRIDDYQVVRIAGSLTRRIRRLSDECGLDVVPLGEIPRLRSPGLLVMDMDSTAIQIECIDEIAKLAGVGDKVAEITERAMQGEMDFSESLKLRVAELKGADASILQKVMDDLPLMPGLTSLVRKLQAMDWHIAIASGGFTYFADNLKQKLRLVSAVANHLEIKDGKLTGKVKGTIVDAKYKAQVLARLAKDLEIPMEQTIAIGDGANDLKMLRKAGLGIAYHAKPKVYAQAKVAIRHADLMGVLCVLSGGLKHEER, from the coding sequence ATGTCAAATAGTCTGACCTATTGCTATTTACCGGATGAGATCCGTAAATGGCCAGGTCTGCCGTTATCACTTAGTGGTGAAGAAGTGATGCCACTGGATTATCGTGCGGGTGATAGCGGATGGTTACTTTATGGACGTGAACTTGATAAGAAAAGAATAAGTGAGTTCCAACATAAATTAGGCGTGGCAATCGTGGTGGTTTCTTCATGGCGCATTGACGATTACCAAGTGGTACGTATCGCAGGTAGTCTAACTCGTCGAATTCGCCGTTTATCTGATGAATGTGGCCTAGATGTCGTTCCTCTAGGTGAAATTCCTCGCTTACGTTCTCCGGGACTTTTAGTGATGGATATGGATTCAACGGCGATTCAAATTGAATGTATTGACGAAATAGCCAAACTTGCTGGCGTGGGCGATAAAGTTGCAGAGATAACAGAACGTGCCATGCAAGGGGAAATGGATTTTAGTGAAAGCTTAAAGTTGCGTGTTGCTGAACTGAAAGGCGCGGATGCATCTATTTTGCAAAAAGTGATGGATGATTTGCCTCTTATGCCAGGATTAACCAGCTTAGTGCGTAAACTTCAGGCGATGGATTGGCATATTGCTATTGCGTCAGGTGGCTTTACTTATTTTGCGGATAATTTAAAACAAAAATTACGCTTAGTGTCTGCTGTTGCTAATCATCTTGAAATTAAAGATGGCAAGTTGACAGGTAAAGTCAAAGGCACGATTGTTGATGCGAAGTACAAAGCACAAGTGTTAGCGCGTTTAGCGAAAGATTTAGAGATCCCAATGGAGCAAACCATTGCCATTGGTGATGGGGCAAACGATCTTAAAATGTTGAGAAAAGCAGGGCTTGGTATTGCTTATCATGCAAAACCTAAAGTGTATGCTCAAGCAAAAGTCGCTATTCGTCACGCCGACCTAATGGGTGTATTGTGCGTTTTAAGTGGTGGTCTAAAACACGAAGAGCGTTAA
- a CDS encoding YtjB family periplasmic protein produces the protein MLKDKLKFKLQKTAIILICIALLAFLMQGASYFSRANQHARITQFEELAKTLAEQVAFSLSTYIDDSSKDNVNPLIMANLNHLTHDSRVLDASLYLEDGTQIAHSGENVTVKERLALEGQKSGGSFNHQLVVPVPGKDKPKGFLRLTLDTHQLVTESSQVDNTTNLLRVMLLVALAIGFLLSHNLLQLTPVHWQQSPYLLTANLPPRTEKDDIEEKESEEEGEENNVKERDNDTENSSNKA, from the coding sequence ATGCTTAAAGACAAACTAAAATTCAAACTCCAAAAAACGGCGATTATACTGATTTGTATCGCACTATTGGCATTTCTTATGCAAGGCGCGTCTTATTTTAGCCGTGCTAATCAGCATGCCCGTATTACTCAGTTTGAAGAGCTTGCAAAAACGCTGGCAGAACAAGTTGCGTTCTCTTTATCCACTTATATAGATGACAGTAGCAAAGATAACGTAAATCCCCTCATTATGGCTAATTTAAATCATCTAACTCATGATAGTCGGGTACTTGATGCCAGCCTTTATTTAGAAGATGGCACACAAATAGCGCATAGTGGTGAAAATGTCACGGTTAAAGAGCGATTAGCACTAGAAGGGCAAAAAAGTGGGGGCTCGTTTAATCACCAGCTTGTTGTGCCTGTGCCGGGTAAAGATAAACCCAAAGGATTTTTAAGGCTCACACTGGATACTCATCAGCTTGTCACTGAATCTAGCCAAGTGGATAACACCACGAATTTATTACGTGTGATGTTATTGGTCGCACTTGCCATTGGCTTTTTGCTTTCTCATAACCTTCTCCAATTGACACCTGTTCATTGGCAACAATCGCCGTATTTATTAACGGCCAATTTACCGCCTCGCACTGAAAAAGATGATATTGAAGAAAAAGAAAGTGAAGAAGAAGGAGAAGAAAATAATGTCAAAGAGAGAGATAACGACACCGAAAATAGCTCAAATAAAGCATAA
- a CDS encoding YjjI family glycine radical enzyme, giving the protein MTEQSVIQHCQQIVENPTLSPEQKRHFLALEAENMLPYPSLPNDAAKALDERVICDMYEGHAPYKPRYVLPDYAKFLAQGSRYLELEPAQDFDDALNMLTILYHHVPSVTSMPVYLGRIDKILLPYVGELTEEQLYPKLKRFWRYLDRTLPDAFMHANIGPEDSIITRLILKVDVELQQVAPNLTFIYDANSTPSDLLHQAITNICHSSKPHIANGILQDAVFGKDEYGIVSCYNSLPQSGGGSTLVRINLKEVAKRSQSSHDFLENVLPFYMQKQIEIIDARCEFLYEKSNFFEQSFLVEEGLISPDRFAPMFGIYGMAEAVALLLEKEGKQVAYGDNESANKLSYIISEKLAQFVADTPVKYGWKQRAMLHAQSGISSDIGTTPATRIPYGTEPDPVTHLMTVAPHHQFYTSGISDILTVDETIKQNPDALMQLCLGAFSSGLREFTANVGGNDLVRVTGYMVRLSDLKKYKEEGSRLNTTWLGDEATANCHITERKPRVISHEQQMRFNK; this is encoded by the coding sequence ATGACTGAACAATCTGTTATCCAACATTGTCAACAAATCGTAGAAAATCCAACCCTTTCTCCTGAACAAAAACGTCATTTTCTCGCGTTAGAAGCTGAAAATATGTTGCCTTATCCTTCATTGCCTAATGATGCGGCTAAAGCACTTGATGAACGGGTTATCTGCGATATGTATGAAGGTCATGCTCCTTATAAACCTCGTTATGTCTTACCAGATTATGCGAAGTTTTTAGCACAAGGCTCTCGCTATTTAGAACTTGAACCTGCGCAAGATTTTGATGATGCACTAAACATGCTGACAATCCTTTATCATCATGTTCCTTCTGTCACGTCTATGCCTGTTTATTTAGGACGCATTGATAAAATCTTATTACCTTATGTGGGTGAACTGACCGAAGAACAGCTTTACCCTAAATTAAAACGTTTCTGGCGTTATCTTGATAGAACACTGCCTGATGCATTTATGCATGCGAATATCGGCCCTGAAGACTCCATCATCACACGCTTAATTCTTAAAGTAGATGTCGAGCTTCAACAAGTCGCGCCTAATCTCACCTTTATTTATGATGCGAATTCGACGCCTTCTGACCTATTGCATCAAGCTATCACCAATATTTGCCATAGCAGTAAACCCCATATTGCCAACGGTATTTTACAAGATGCCGTATTTGGTAAAGATGAATACGGTATTGTGAGTTGTTATAACTCTTTACCTCAAAGTGGTGGTGGTAGCACTTTAGTACGGATTAACCTTAAAGAAGTTGCAAAACGTAGCCAAAGTAGCCACGATTTTCTTGAAAATGTCTTGCCATTTTATATGCAAAAACAAATCGAGATCATTGATGCCCGTTGCGAATTTCTCTATGAAAAATCCAATTTCTTTGAACAGAGTTTCTTAGTAGAAGAAGGTTTGATCTCACCTGATCGTTTTGCGCCAATGTTTGGTATTTACGGCATGGCAGAAGCTGTTGCGCTTTTACTTGAAAAAGAAGGCAAACAAGTCGCTTATGGCGATAACGAATCAGCAAATAAACTCAGCTATATTATCAGTGAAAAATTAGCACAATTTGTCGCGGATACCCCTGTGAAATATGGCTGGAAACAGCGTGCCATGCTACATGCACAATCTGGTATTAGCTCCGATATTGGCACCACTCCTGCAACGCGTATTCCTTATGGTACAGAGCCTGATCCTGTTACCCATTTAATGACCGTTGCGCCTCACCATCAGTTTTACACCTCCGGGATCAGCGATATTTTAACTGTTGATGAAACTATCAAACAAAACCCTGATGCATTAATGCAACTGTGTTTAGGTGCGTTTTCTTCAGGATTACGTGAATTTACAGCTAACGTCGGCGGTAATGATTTAGTGCGTGTTACAGGTTATATGGTGCGTTTATCTGATTTGAAAAAGTACAAAGAAGAAGGCTCTCGCCTAAATACCACTTGGTTAGGTGATGAAGCTACTGCAAATTGTCATATTACTGAACGTAAACCGCGTGTGATCAGCCATGAACAGCAGATGCGTTTCAATAAATAA